One stretch of Bordetella avium DNA includes these proteins:
- a CDS encoding CoA pyrophosphatase: protein MSELPRGRRPIIQPDFDPKAQPWRPAAMGLQRLNPERLTPDSLRGSLRPQREWALDELGLESEPYPGREGAPVLAAVLIPMVMRPQGVSVMLTQRAAHLHDHAGQISFPGGRVEAVDGSPVVTALREAQEEIGLPRDRVEVLNSMPEYRTSTGFSITPVVSLVEPDFALAPDAFEVAEIFEVPLSFLMDPANHRLYQARLADGRLRRYYAMPWGERFIWGATAGMLRNLYKSLAAR from the coding sequence ATGTCTGAACTTCCTCGAGGGCGCAGGCCCATCATCCAGCCCGATTTCGATCCTAAAGCACAGCCCTGGCGGCCTGCGGCAATGGGTTTGCAGCGCCTTAACCCTGAACGGCTGACGCCGGACTCGCTGCGTGGCTCGCTCAGGCCGCAACGCGAGTGGGCGCTGGACGAGCTTGGCTTGGAAAGCGAGCCTTATCCTGGCCGCGAGGGCGCGCCGGTGCTGGCAGCGGTGCTAATACCCATGGTGATGCGGCCGCAGGGCGTGAGCGTGATGTTGACGCAAAGAGCCGCGCATTTGCACGATCATGCCGGCCAGATCAGTTTTCCTGGCGGTCGCGTCGAAGCGGTGGATGGCTCGCCTGTCGTGACGGCCCTGCGTGAAGCGCAGGAAGAAATCGGACTGCCGCGAGACAGGGTGGAAGTGCTAAACAGCATGCCCGAGTATCGGACCTCGACCGGCTTTTCCATCACGCCTGTGGTGTCTCTGGTAGAACCCGATTTCGCTTTGGCGCCAGACGCTTTTGAAGTGGCGGAGATTTTTGAGGTGCCGCTCAGTTTTCTGATGGACCCGGCCAATCACCGGCTGTATCAAGCGCGGCTGGCGGACGGCCGGCTGCGTCGCTACTACGCGATGCCTTGGGGCGAGCGCTTTATCTGGGGCGCAACAGCCGGCATGTTGCGCAATTTGTATAAAAGCCTCGCGGCGCGCTAA
- a CDS encoding DMT family transporter → MSHTSLLLVVLAAIAHATWNLLAKRAAMVGPVFVFAYGLAASLLYAPWMIWVLLDEGMTWSWPVALCILASSLLHLGYSLCLQRGYQVADLSVVYPIARGTGPLLSTMGAFMLLNETATTSGVAGMLCVVGGVLLIATQGKLAMFRSPHAWIGVRWGGVIGLFIAAYTVVDAYGVKTLLIMPVVFDWFTCATRTLMMTPHVMQRRKQYFAAMRGHWHLAIGVGLLSPLGYILVLYALRMGAPLSLVAPAREMSMMLGTLAGMFLLREKVGPGRLAGCGAILAGVILLGSS, encoded by the coding sequence ATGAGTCATACGTCCCTTCTGCTGGTTGTCCTCGCCGCCATTGCGCATGCGACATGGAATCTGCTCGCCAAACGGGCGGCAATGGTAGGGCCGGTGTTCGTATTTGCCTATGGCTTGGCGGCCAGCCTACTTTACGCCCCCTGGATGATCTGGGTGCTGCTGGACGAAGGCATGACCTGGAGCTGGCCGGTAGCGCTCTGTATTCTGGCCTCTTCTTTGCTGCACCTGGGCTATAGCCTCTGCCTGCAACGCGGCTATCAGGTGGCCGATCTGTCGGTGGTATATCCGATCGCGCGGGGAACGGGGCCCCTGCTATCGACAATGGGCGCATTCATGCTGCTCAATGAGACCGCCACCACAAGCGGAGTGGCCGGCATGCTCTGCGTGGTTGGCGGCGTATTGCTGATCGCCACGCAGGGCAAACTGGCTATGTTCCGCTCACCGCATGCCTGGATCGGAGTGCGTTGGGGGGGCGTCATCGGGCTGTTCATCGCCGCCTACACGGTCGTGGACGCCTATGGCGTAAAAACGCTGCTGATCATGCCCGTGGTATTCGACTGGTTTACCTGCGCCACACGCACACTCATGATGACCCCGCATGTCATGCAGCGGCGCAAACAATACTTCGCCGCCATGCGCGGGCATTGGCATCTGGCGATCGGCGTAGGCCTGCTTTCGCCTTTGGGCTATATCCTGGTGCTGTACGCCCTGCGTATGGGCGCCCCACTCAGCCTGGTAGCCCCGGCACGCGAGATGTCGATGATGCTGGGCACCCTGGCAGGCATGTTTCTATTGCGTGAAAAAGTCGGGCCCGGACGCCTGGCCGGTTGCGGCGCGATTCTGGCGGGCGTCATTTTGCTGGGCTCCAGCTAG
- the rplS gene encoding 50S ribosomal protein L19 gives MNLIALLEQEEIKRLTGDKPVTEFAPGDTVIVSVNVVEGTRKRVQAFEGVVIAKRNRGLNSAFIVRKISSGEAVERTFQLYSPQIASIEVKRRGDVRRAKLYYLRNRSGKSARIKEKLVSKQANHQAQG, from the coding sequence ATGAACCTTATCGCTCTTCTCGAACAGGAAGAAATCAAGCGCCTGACCGGCGACAAGCCCGTGACCGAATTCGCCCCTGGCGACACCGTGATCGTGAGCGTGAACGTGGTTGAAGGTACCCGTAAGCGTGTCCAGGCCTTCGAAGGCGTGGTTATCGCCAAGCGCAACCGTGGCCTGAATTCCGCCTTCATCGTGCGCAAGATTTCGTCGGGTGAGGCCGTGGAACGTACGTTCCAGCTGTACTCGCCGCAAATCGCCAGCATCGAAGTCAAGCGTCGTGGCGACGTGCGACGTGCCAAGCTGTACTACCTGCGCAACCGCTCGGGCAAGTCGGCTCGCATCAAGGAAAAGCTGGTCAGCAAGCAAGCCAACCACCAGGCTCAAGGTTAA
- a CDS encoding peroxiredoxin — MAHLRLGDTAPDFEQKSSIGTLRFYDYLGDKWGVLFSHPADFTPVCTTELGYTAKLADEFAKRGVKVLALSVDGEDSHKQWIDDINDTQSTQVNFPILADEDRKVSELYDMIHPNANATLTVRSVFIIDPAKKVRLIITYPASTGRNFNEILRVIDSLQLTDNYSVATPVNWEDGDDVIIVPSLKDETVIKEKFPKGYKALRPYLRITPQPNK; from the coding sequence ATGGCTCACCTCCGTCTGGGCGATACCGCGCCCGACTTCGAACAGAAATCGTCCATCGGCACGCTGCGTTTCTATGACTATCTCGGCGACAAGTGGGGCGTGCTGTTCTCGCATCCGGCCGACTTCACCCCCGTGTGCACGACCGAACTGGGCTATACCGCCAAGCTGGCCGACGAATTCGCCAAGCGCGGCGTCAAGGTGCTGGCGCTCTCCGTGGATGGTGAAGATTCGCACAAGCAGTGGATCGATGACATTAACGATACGCAATCGACCCAGGTGAATTTCCCGATTCTGGCCGATGAAGACCGCAAGGTTTCCGAGCTCTATGACATGATTCACCCGAACGCCAACGCCACGCTTACCGTGCGTTCGGTGTTCATCATTGATCCCGCCAAGAAGGTGCGTCTGATCATCACCTACCCGGCCAGCACGGGGCGCAATTTCAATGAGATCCTGCGCGTGATCGACTCGCTGCAACTGACGGACAATTACAGCGTGGCCACGCCGGTCAACTGGGAAGATGGCGATGACGTCATCATCGTGCCTTCCTTGAAAGACGAGACCGTGATCAAAGAGAAGTTCCCCAAGGGTTACAAGGCGCTGCGCCCTTATCTGCGCATCACGCCGCAGCCCAACAAGTAA
- a CDS encoding PA0069 family radical SAM protein: MRAQSPAVPASLSVGLSTAATQRHIPVLAVPRTSVKAEQARKMLARNDSPDIPFDVAVNPYRGCEHGCVYCYARPTHAYLGYSPGLDFETRLVAKANAVQALRAELARPGYKVAPINFGSATDIYQPVERTWRLTRGLLELMAETHHPLTLVTKSALIERDLDLLAALAREQLLTVHISISTLDPDMARTLEPRATAPSRRLETLRKLAQAGVPVGVLVAPVIPFINDDSLEQILEAAAEAGATSAGYTVVRLPWEVKEVFETWLHTHFPDRAQRVLHRIEDMREGRRNDSSFETRMHGTDIWGDLLRQRFQLTTRHLGLAGRSAELALDRFQPPVVVSASRRRRGAKAAREAGQMALFQD; this comes from the coding sequence ATCCGTGCTCAATCACCTGCGGTGCCTGCCTCTCTTTCGGTGGGGCTGTCGACGGCCGCGACCCAACGGCATATTCCCGTGCTGGCCGTGCCGCGAACCTCGGTCAAGGCTGAGCAGGCGCGCAAGATGCTTGCGCGCAACGATTCCCCCGACATCCCCTTTGATGTGGCCGTCAATCCTTATCGTGGCTGCGAGCATGGCTGCGTATATTGCTATGCCCGGCCCACCCATGCTTATCTTGGCTATTCGCCTGGGTTGGATTTCGAAACCCGTCTGGTGGCCAAGGCCAACGCCGTGCAGGCGCTGCGGGCCGAGCTGGCCCGCCCCGGCTATAAAGTTGCCCCAATCAATTTCGGGTCGGCGACCGACATTTATCAGCCTGTGGAGCGCACCTGGCGCCTCACGCGCGGCCTGCTCGAACTCATGGCAGAAACGCATCATCCCTTGACCCTGGTCACGAAAAGCGCCTTGATCGAGCGTGACCTGGATCTGTTGGCTGCGCTTGCGCGCGAGCAATTGCTGACGGTCCATATCAGTATTTCCACGCTTGATCCGGACATGGCGCGCACGCTAGAGCCCCGGGCCACGGCCCCTTCGCGCCGCCTCGAAACCCTGCGCAAATTGGCCCAGGCGGGGGTGCCTGTGGGGGTGCTGGTCGCACCCGTCATTCCCTTTATCAACGATGACTCGCTGGAGCAGATACTGGAGGCCGCCGCCGAGGCGGGCGCCACCTCAGCCGGCTACACGGTGGTGCGCTTGCCTTGGGAGGTCAAAGAGGTTTTCGAAACCTGGTTGCATACCCACTTCCCTGACAGGGCGCAGCGCGTGTTGCATCGCATCGAAGATATGCGTGAGGGCCGGCGCAACGACAGCAGTTTTGAGACCCGCATGCATGGTACTGACATCTGGGGGGACCTGCTGCGTCAACGCTTCCAATTGACCACCCGTCATCTTGGGTTGGCAGGCCGATCGGCCGAGTTGGCGCTGGATCGTTTTCAGCCGCCGGTGGTGGTGTCTGCTAGTCGGCGCAGACGTGGCGCAAAGGCCGCCCGCGAGGCCGGCCAAATGGCTTTGTTCCAAGACTGA
- the otnI gene encoding 2-oxo-tetronate isomerase, with protein sequence MPRFAANLSTLYPDVDMLARCASAARDGFRAVEMQFPYAHSPAQWREHLQAHDLELVLINAPAGNAQLGERGLACLPGRQHDFRASLDQALDYAVSLQCPRLHVMAGCPAPDADPAQLRRTYIDNLTYAAQLAAAVPIDILIEPINNRDMPGYYLNHQADGHAIAQATGAGNVKVQMDLYHCQVMEGDVSTRLRHYIPQGRVGHVQIAGVPLRQEPDQGELNYPYLFRLLDELGYDGWVGCEYRPAADTRSGLQWLEAARRPN encoded by the coding sequence ATGCCACGTTTTGCCGCCAATCTCTCCACGCTCTATCCGGACGTCGACATGCTGGCGCGCTGCGCCAGCGCCGCGCGCGACGGTTTCCGGGCCGTGGAAATGCAGTTTCCGTATGCGCACAGCCCTGCGCAATGGCGTGAACACCTGCAAGCCCATGACCTGGAACTGGTGCTCATCAATGCCCCCGCCGGAAACGCCCAGCTCGGTGAGCGGGGGCTGGCCTGCCTGCCCGGCCGCCAGCACGATTTCCGCGCCAGCTTGGATCAGGCCTTGGACTATGCCGTTTCGCTGCAGTGCCCGCGCCTGCATGTCATGGCCGGCTGTCCGGCACCGGATGCCGATCCCGCGCAGCTGCGTCGGACCTATATCGACAACCTTACCTACGCCGCGCAGCTCGCCGCCGCCGTCCCTATCGACATCCTGATCGAGCCCATCAATAACCGCGACATGCCTGGCTATTACCTCAACCACCAAGCCGACGGCCACGCCATCGCGCAGGCGACGGGTGCCGGCAACGTCAAGGTGCAAATGGATCTTTATCATTGCCAAGTCATGGAGGGCGACGTCAGCACACGCCTGCGCCACTACATTCCCCAGGGCCGGGTGGGGCATGTGCAAATCGCCGGCGTGCCCTTGCGCCAGGAGCCGGATCAGGGGGAGCTCAACTATCCCTATCTGTTCCGGCTGTTGGACGAACTCGGCTATGACGGCTGGGTGGGCTGTGAGTACCGTCCGGCTGCGGACACCCGAAGCGGCCTGCAATGGCTGGAAGCCGCCCGGCGCCCGAACTGA